From the Mangifera indica cultivar Alphonso chromosome 10, CATAS_Mindica_2.1, whole genome shotgun sequence genome, one window contains:
- the LOC123227428 gene encoding probable WRKY transcription factor 14, with the protein MCSFFSLPMENFQGDLEDILRASSGNSPSDINSNVNNPTASSSSTWQFPSSDPLNFTLTADDHRDSSFGDPFSSIGDPLLHELNMADSAAACYYTTPNSVDESGSTCSASYPHHQQRAFEDEFRMPCNIFSRIQISQSPKQLTVSPGDSPPRGPKVAAMLPSNMINATSSKSSLLDNTSGPLQISSPRNLGIKRRKSQAKKVVCIPAPAAPNSRSSGEVVPSDLWAWRKYGQKPIKGSPYPRGYYRCSSSKGCSARKQVERSRTDPNMLVITYTSEHNHPWPTQRNALAGSTRSQPSKNNATKSSPSAGSQPQTSTNNTKEEVKENSNDDTISPVVGAGNSSASVKEEMEEMEKPLKMDPNRDQFSEGFSQIYKPPLSDQSQEDFFADLGEIEADPLNLLFSHGFSADIPKENKVLDPFNLFDWSGDNNNNSFGESKRGL; encoded by the exons ATGTGCAGTTTCTTCAGCCTTCCAATGGAGAATTTCCAAGGCGATTTAGAAGATATTCTTCGAGCAAGCTCAGGTAACTCGCCGTCTGATATTAATAGTAACGTTAACAATCCgactgcttcttcttcttcaacctgGCAATTCCCTTCTTCGGATCCGTTGAATTTCACTTTGACTGCGGACGATCATAGAGATTCCTCCTTCGGTGATCCCTTCTCTTCCATTGGAGATCCGCTTCTCCACGAGCTCAACATGGCGGATTCGGCCGCTGCCTGCTATTACACCACTCCAAATTCGGTTGATGAAAGTGGCAGTACTTGTTCAGCCAGCTATCCTCATCATCAGCAAAGGGCTTTTGAAGATGAATTCAGGATGCCTTGCAACATTTTCTCTCGGATTCAGATCTCACAAAGCCCGAAGCAGCTGACGGTTTCGCCTGGTGATTCGCCACCGAGGGGACCTAAGGTGGCTGCTATGCTTCCGAGCAACATGATCAATGCCACCAGCTCGAAAAGTTCTTTACTTGATAACACATCTGGACCTTTGCAGATCTCATCCCCGAGGAATCTGGGCATCAAAAGAAG AAAGAGTCAAGCAAAGAAGGTGGTTTGTATCCCGGCGCCGGCTGCACCAAATAGCAGGTCAAGTGGAGAAGTTGTTCCTTCTGATCTCTGGGCATGGAGAAAATATGGGCAGAAACCCATCAAAGGTTCGCCTTATCCAAG GGGCTATTACAGATGCAGTAGTTCAAAGGGATGTTCAGCGAGGAAACAAGTTGAGAGGAGCCGAACGGATCCGAATATGTTGGTGATAACTTACACTTCTGAACATAATCATCCATGGCCGACACAGAGAAACGCTCTAGCTGGCTCAACGAGGTCTCAGCCGTCTAAAAACAACGCGACGAAGAGCTCACCAAGCGCCGGCTCTCAGCCTCAGACTTCAACAAACAACACAAAGGAAGAAGTGAAGGAGAATAGTAACGACGACACGATCTCGCCGGTCGTTGGAGCCGGTAATTCAAGCGCTTCAGTTAAAGAGGAGATGGAGGAAATGGAAAAGCCATTAAAGATGGATCCAAATAGAGATCAATTCAGTGAAGGGTTTTCCCAGATATACAAACCGCCACTGTCAGACCAATCTCAGGAAGATTTCTTCGCCGATTTGGGAGAGATAGAAGCCGACCCTCTAAACCTCTTATTTAGCCATGGATTCAGTGCAGATATACCTAAAGAAAACAAGGTTTTGGATCCATTTAACCTCTTTGATTGGTCAGGGGACAACAATAACAATTCATTTGGAGAATCCAAGAGGGGTTTATAG